The genomic region GTTCCTGGATCGATTGCTTCGTCATCTCCTGGTGCGTGACACCCGATCCACCCAGGCCACACCGGAGACCCTTGGTGGGACAGAACGCCTGCGCCGGGTTCGACACACCCAAGGCGACCATGCCCAGCCCCAGTGCCCACGAGCGAACTCTCCAGGACACGCCCCTTCCCTGCCCCGCCATTCCCACCCCTCCCCGCGTGTGAGCGCAAGCTATGGCTTGCCCCCTGGCCCCGCAATCCCCGCGCTTCCATCGCGCCAGGCCGCGGTTGCCTGGGAATTGGGAGACACGGCTGGAGTTCAAGCTGGCCTGGACACTGCCCACGGGAACGGGGCGGCGGTGGAAGCGCTCAGCGGAGTAGAGTCGCGTGGATGGCGATCATCCTCCGCTCCTCCACCCTCGCCGATGTCGATGCGATGTTCCGCGTCTGGCATGACGCCGTGCGGGCGACACATCATTTTCTGACCGAGGAGGACATCGCGTTCTACGCGACGATTGTCCGCGAGCAGTACTTACCCGCAGCGGCCTTCACCGTCGCGGTGGACGACGCGGATGGCGGCGAGCAGATTGTGGGGTTTCTGGGCGTCACCGGGCCGAAGCTCGACTCACTGTTCATCGACCCGGCCGTCCACGGCCGCCGAATCGGTCGGCGGCTGGTGGAGTTCGCC from Hyalangium ruber harbors:
- a CDS encoding acetyltransferase, which gives rise to MAIILRSSTLADVDAMFRVWHDAVRATHHFLTEEDIAFYATIVREQYLPAAAFTVAVDDADGGEQIVGFLGVTGPKLDSLFIDPAVHGRRIGRRLVEFARAGHDFMDVDVNEANQAAHAFYEHMGFVRIGRTPIDEQGRPLPLLHLRWTRGENG